Below is a window of Pseudarthrobacter equi DNA.
TCGAGGACCATGTTTTCCTCACTTCTCTGTGGACGTGGAGTTGATTGATTCGGCGATCTGGCGGGCCCCGGCGACGGCCAGGGCCACCCCGGTCAACGTGGGGTTGCAGGCTGTAGGGGTAGGGATGACACCGTTGCCGGCAACGAACAACCCCCTGACGTCCCACACCTGTCCGGCGGGATCACATACAGCGGTTCCGTCATTGGATGTCCCCATCCGAAGGGTGCCTTGGTAGTGGAGTGAGGCGCCGGCAGGGAAAGTGAGCGGTTGATCGCCCAGTGGCTCGCCCAAGGACCGGGCGGCGGCAACCACCGATTGGCGTGCTGCGGACAGTGTCTGCTCGTCGCGTTCGGTGAAGGTGTAGTGGATATTCATGGCTGGCAACCCGTAGGCGTCCGTGGTGTTTTCGGAGAAGACAACGCGGTCTGAGGCTTGGAGGTCCTTGGCGCAGAACCACCCCAGGCCCACGATCGAACCAGGGATGACATCCCCTGAGATGGGCACCGGTGATGCGTCCAGTTGCATGACCTGCCCATGAAAAGGCTGCTCATCGGTGAAGGGCACCCAGCTGACCCCGCTTTGGGCGGTGATGGTGGTGTCGCTTGATGAGGCAGCGGGAACATCATCCATGGCACCGGTCAACCGGACAGCGTGGACAATCTGAGGCTGGTCGTTTAGGTACCGGCCGAGTGCTTCGGGGCGGATACCGGATGCGAACAGCAGCTGCGGACCGCGGAGGGCATCGGCGGCAACTACGACGTACCTGGCCGCAATTTCATGCTCGTCTCCTGACTTGGCGTCGCGCACCCGCACACCGCTGACCTCGTCTCCGTCGGTCAGTACCCGCACAACCACGCTTTCGTCGAACAGGCGGGCCCGGGGGTTGTTCCGCGTCTCGTCACCGAACACCACGTCAGCTCCAGACCAGATGAAGCGACCGTCGTCAGTGCGGCGGACCGCCAGCGGCATGGGCTGAACACGCCGGTCATGTGCGCGTCCGTCGTCGAGCGCCGCCGACAAACGCGAGCGGACGAGGTCGGCCAGGGGAGCACCAGCCAAGGCCTCTGAGCTGACCGAGAGGAGGCGTTCGGCCTCGCTCAGAAGCTCGTCCATGTTCGGAAGGAACGCAATACGTTCGCTTCCGCCAGGACGCGGGCACGCGCCGGTCCAGTGCGCAGCCATACCGCCAACATTGCTGGAGAATGCAAGGCCCGGCAGTCCGGTCTCGCCGGGCTGCTGCCAACCGTCGTCGAGGAGGAAGGTCCCGGGCCGCACCGGGCGTGCGACGTCGCGTGCGTACTCTGCGAGGTTCCCGCCGCTTGGCACGGCGCTTACTTTTCCCTCGGAACGGCGCTGGGCAACTTCGCGGTCCTGCACGCTTGCGATGTTCTTCACGTGGGATCCGGGGGGATCACTGATGGTCGGTCCGGCCTCGAAGATGGCAATGCTGGCCTGGGGGCTGAGCTCTGAAAGTATCCGGGCATAGGTGGCTCCGGCAGGGCCGCTGCCGATGATTGCGACGTCAACGACAGCTGGATAAGGGCGCGCTGAAGGTACTGCTGTGGTGATCATGCTGTTCTCCGGGAGTCTGTAGAAGGAGGGCTTCACGCCCTGATGGTTTGCTCAGCGGGCAGCTGTGGACAGTGCGGCTTGAGCGTCAAGGAAAAGTCGTCGTTCCCGGCGCCGGTTGGCCTGCCGGGCCGGGTTGGCGATAGGTGAGGCCAGGAGGAGGGCCTTCGTGTATGCATGTTGCGGCTCGGCGATAACCCGCTCCGTGATGCCTGTCTCCACGATTTCTCCCCGCCGCATCACTGCGACGCGCTCGCTGATGTGCCGCACCACATCCAGATCGTGAGTGACAAAAAGGAGCGAAACCCCGGTCTGCTCTTGAATGTCGGAGAAAAGTTGAAGAACCCGTGCCTGGGTGGACAAGTCCAATGCACTGACGGGCTCATCACACACTATGAGCTTGGGATTCCGGCACAACGAACGGGCGATTGCGATGCGTTGCCGTTGGCCACCGGAGAACTCGCGAGGATAGCGGGTGCTGGCGTTGGAGGGCAGGTTCACAACATCCAGAAGCTCCCGGACCCGTCGTTGTGCATCAACCTTGGACGTCCCGGAAACCTGCATCGGCTCGGACAAAATGTCGCTGATGGTCATTGAAGGATTCAGGGAGGTGTAGGGATCTTGAAAAACCACCTGAACGTCGCTGCTGAGTGCCCGGCGTTCCTTCTTGCTGAGCCTGGTGATTGACCTGCCGTCGAAACGGATGTCGCCGCCGGTCACCGGGGCAAGACCCAGCACGGCTCGGCCAATGGTTGACTTACCGGAACCGGACTCACCCACAAGCCCCAGGGTTTCCCCGGGTTTGATATCCAGGCTCACGCCTTGCAACGCCCGGAATGTCCGTTTTCTGCCGAATCCGCCAATCCTGTAATCAACGGTCAGGTCGGTGATCCGCAGGAGGGGTTCTGCTTCCGGCAAGGCGGTCTGGTTGACGGAAGTCATCGTGCACCTTCTGTCTCGGTGGTCATGTCGGCCTCGACAGGGTGGTCGGCCGGCGTTTTCGAGGTCGAATCGAGGGCAGAGTCCAAGAGGAGCCGTGTGTACTCTTCCCGGGGGTTGGTGAACAACTCAGTGACCTCAGCTACTTCCACAATTTCTCCGTTGCGCATCACGGCCACTTGATCGCACAGATCCGCGACGACGCCGAAGTTGTGGGTCACCAGGACCACACCCATGCCGCGTTCCGCCTGAAGGCTGCGAATGAGATCCAGCACGTCGGCCTGAACCGTGACGTCCAGAGCGGTGGTGGGTTCGTCGGCAATGAGCAGTTCCGGATTGCAGGAAACGGCTCCGGCAATGAGTACGCGCTGCGCCATTCCGCCTGAGACCTGATGCGGGTAGGACTTGAAGACCCGCTCCGGATCAGGAATGCCTACGCGGGCGAGGAGTTTGAGGGCTTCCTCTTTTGCGGTCTTTGCCGAGATTCCCAAGTGGTGTCGCATTGGCTCCGTGAGTTGGGACCCGATGCGGAAGGCGGGATCGAGGTTACTCATGGGCTCCTGGGGGATATAACCGATCCGGGCGCCTCGTAGTCCATTTCGCTCTTTGGGAGTCATCCCGAGCAGATCCACTCCGGCGAAACTCAAGGTTCCCGCAGTCATGTGGGCTTGCCCGGGCAAGAGTCCCAGGACCGAGAAGGCGGTCTGTGACTTACCCGAGCCTGATTCTCCCACCAGGCCAACGATCTGGCCGCGCTCCACCCTCAAGGAAATGCCTTTGACGACGTCGGACTTCTCACCGTTGGGGCGGGGGTAGGAAACCCGGAGATCGTCGATGACCAGAAGTGCGTCTCCTGGATCCACAGGCGCCTTCTTCATAGGCCGTGCAGGTTCAGGAGTTGAACTGGCGTGCTCGGCAGCTTTTACTTTCCTGGCGGGGCCGGCAGATGATCCGTAGTTCGCCAGGGCGTCGCGGAAGCCGTTTCCCACCAAGGTGCAGGCCATGACCGTCAACACCAGTGCAGCGCTTGGCCAGATGAGCAGCCCGGGCGCGTTGAAGATGTTTTGCGATGCGTCATTGAGCATCAGGCCCCAGCTGGCTTTGTCGGAAGAACCAAGACCGAGGAAGGCGATGCCTGCCTCGATTCCAATGCCGGCACCTGCCAGCAGTGCGGCTTGAATGATGGTGGGCGTGATGACTACAGGAAGGATGTGGCGGACCATGATGCGGATATCGCTCAAGCCGGAGACCCGGGCTGCGTCCACGTACAACTCTTCCCGCACCGCCCGGACCGAGCCGCGGATGAGCAGGAACACCGAGGGGGCGATCAATATGCCGAAGACCACCAGTGCAAGTGAGGTGCTGCGTCCTACACGGGCCAAAACCACAAGGAGCACAACTATTGCCGGCAGTGACAGCAGGGCGCCGCTGATCCACATGCTGACGCCGTCGATCCAGCCCTGGCGGTAACCCGCCAGGAGCCCGGTCGGTACTCCAATCAGCAGGCTCACCGCAATGACAATCGCGGCACTGGAAAGGCTGGTTTGGGCGCCGTAGACGAGGTTCGCCAGCACGTCGCGGCCCACTCCATCTGCGCCCAGCGGATGTTCAGCCGTGAAAGGCGGTGCGAGGACATCGGCGAGGCGGGTGGCAGTGGGGTCGTAAGAGGAGATCAAGGGTGCGAGGACCGCCACCACAACGAGCAACGCGAGGAACACGAGCGAGATCACTGCCGCCGGTTCACGAAGGAACTTCTTGATCAGTTTGTCGCCTTGGGGTGCGGAGCTAACCACTTCAAGCGACTTGCGGGTGCCGGTGACAAGGTTATCGGTCATGAGACACGAACTTTCGGATTGATCCAGCCTTGCGCCAGATCGACGAGGAGATTCACGACGACGACGAGCACCACCGTGACAAGGACGATTCCGAGCACCACGGGCAGGTCGCCACGGCCGGCTGAGGTATTGGCCTGGGTGCCGATTCCGGGGATATTGAAGACTTTCTCAACGATCACTGAGCTGGAGATGGCCACGATGAACATCAGGGATACCGTTGTGAGGCTTGGTCCGGCGGCGCTGCGCAAGGCATGCTTCACCACGACGCTTCGCTCGGGGAGGCCACGGCTGCGCAGTGTTCGAACAAAGTCCTGCTGCATCACATCGATCATGGACCCCCGGACCTGCAAAGCGATGGAGGCCAGGGAGCCTAATGCCAACGCAATGACCGGGAGTGAGATGGATGCGAGCCACTTGCCGGGAGAAGCCGCGAAAGCAGTGAATCCGGTAGCCGGAAACATGCGCAGTTGGACTGCGAAAACCAAAGCCAGGACCAGGGCTACCAGGAAGCCGGGAATTGCCTGGACCAGGGTGGATACCACCTGCAGGCCGCGGTCGAGTCGTCCTCGCCGCAAGGCAGCTGTCACACCGATCAAGGTTCCAAAACAGGCAGCGAGGATCAGTGATCCGATCACCATGGAAAGGGTGGGCGGAAGGGTTTGGGAGAGTAGTTCTCCTACTGGCTGGTTGGTGAACCAGGACCGGCCCAAATCTCCACGAACGGCTGATCCGAGCCACTGGAAGTATTGGGTGATCAACGGTTCATCAAGGCCCAGTTGTTGGCGCTTGGTTTCCACCTGTTCGGCTGAGGCTACGGGACCCAGAACCTGACGGACGGGGTCTTGCCCCGTGAGGTTCAGGAGGAAGAACGTCGCAGTGGAGATAACGAACATGAGCACCAGTCCTGAGGCCAGGCGGCGAAGGATAAACATCAACATGGCAGCTCCTTGGGCTTCGGGAAGATGACGGATGCGTAGGGGAGGCCGGCCCTGGGATGGACCGGCCGCCCATCTACTTCTGCGCGGGAGCCAGGCCCCAGAGAGGCGGCAGAGTGGAGTAGCGCTGCGGAGTAACAGTGATGTCGGCGCTGCTGGCGAAGACGTTGTCAGACTGGATGTAGGGAGCGAACCAGGCTTGATCCACCAGATAGGTGTTCAGCTGACGGAACGTTTCGGTTTGGGCCTCACCGGTTTCGCCTTGGGCCTTGTTGATCAGGTCAACCACAGTGGGGTCGGAGACGTGGAACGGGTTCCAGAGTGATTCGGGAGTGAGCGCGATCTGGGCGAAATCCCAGGGGCGCGGGCTGTTGAGTCCGAAAATCGCTGCGGGATACTTTCCTGCCAACAGATCCGAGATGAAGGTCTGGCCGTTCACCGGCTGGTACTGCGGTGTAATGCCGATAGCCGTCAGGGCTTCAGTCACGGCCGCTTGCTGGTCCGGATAGATGGGTGATACATCCGGCATGGGCAGGATGAAGCCGTTTGCATAACCGGCGTCGGAGAGAAGCTTCTTCGCGCCGTCCACATCGAAGGGGTACTTCTTGTCCAACTCAGGGATGTAGGCGTCGCTGGTGGAACTGAAGACCTGGCTGGTGGCCTTACCCTTACCGCCGAAGACTTGCGCGTGGATGGCATCGCGATCCAATGCCATGTTGATTGCCTGGCGTACCTTGGGCTCGGCGAGCGCAGGAACCAGGGAACCCTTGCGGTCGAACAAGTAGAGGCCGCTGGTGGTGTAGGCGGGGTTGGACTGGATGTTCAGGCCTGCGGACTTGAGGCTGTTTGAATCCTTGTCGGTGACCACTGCGAAGTCTGTTTCACCGGCCCGCAATGCGTTGAGGATTGCGTTGTTGTCGTTGAAGACCGTGACTTCGACGGTGTCGAACGGGAAGTCTTTGGCGTTCCAGTAGTCCGGATTTCTGGTGTAGGCGTACTTGATGCCGGTCTGGGACTTTGCGGCATCAAGGATATAGGGGCCGGAACCTACGGGAGTGGTGTCCAGTTCCGGGGTTCCCAAGGCCTTCGGGCTGGCAAGGACGCCGGCGGTTCCCCCCAAGTTCGGCACAAGGGACGGGTCCGGAGCGGAGAGCGTTACCGTGAGATTGGTGGCGTCGGTGACAGCTACCTCTGTGATGAAGCGCAGTTGCCCGCCGGCTTCACCAGTACCCTTGCGGGCGGAATCAAGATTGGCTTTCACCGCGGCGGCATCCAGGGGCGTCCCATCGGTAAATTTGACGCCATCCCTGATCGTGAGCGAAAGCTTGGTCCGGGCGTCGTCGTAAGACCATTTGGTCACGATATTCTCGGCGGGTTCGCCCTCGTTGGTGTTCCGGAAGAGGGAATCGTAGACCGGCTGAAGGAACTGGGTGGTGGGGCCGGTACCGAAATTGCCGGGTGCGAAAGACTCAGGTGTTCCGATAGCTGCGATATCCAATTCCGTGGAGGCGGCGGAACCGCCAGGGGAGGATCCGTTGCAGGCGGTAAGCGCCATGACGGCTGTGACGGCGGCGATGCCGACTAATTTGCGCATGTTTCTCCTAGACAAGGCGTCGAATGCTCAGCTTCGAGTGATCCGACTGTTCTCCGGCGACAACGCTACGGAGATGGATAAGTACTGCGATGAATGGTGGCTTACATGCCTTTGAAAGGCGCCTGGCTTCACAGGAAATCCTTTGGATTCCTTGAATGCATTACTGGCGCAGGGCCGCGGGATGCAGGTGGTGTGCTCCATCTCGGTCTCCCTCGCCATTGAGGTTTATGGTGCTGGTTGAGCGTTTTGTGGCGCCTGTTACAACGATAATCCGGTGACCGGAAGAAGTCAACAACTTCTTCCGGTCTTCGGAATATCAGGCCGAAACACCTTCTTTGGTTTGACTCAGGGGTTGCATCAGCCGCTCCAGGAGCCCGGGCAGGTTGTCTTTGGAGAAGAGCTCGCCCAGAACAAGCTGGGCGGCACCGACGACGCCGCCTACCTGCTCGTCAAGGGCAGATAACTCCACGAGCAGGTCCGGTGCGCCCGTGGAGGGCAGCCGTTCAAGGACGGCTTGCTGTATGGGCTTGAGCACGATGTCTTTGGCACGGGCAATGCCACCGCCGACTACCAGCATGTGAGGAGCGAAGAAACTGACCAAGGTTGCCAGGCTGCTTCCAAGGAGTGCCGCTGTTCGGTGGAGCAGCTCCTTTGCGGCGGCGTCTTGGTGCTCAGCGGCCAGTGTCACGTCGTAGGCGCGAACACGTCCGGTCTCCTTG
It encodes the following:
- a CDS encoding GMC oxidoreductase, yielding MITTAVPSARPYPAVVDVAIIGSGPAGATYARILSELSPQASIAIFEAGPTISDPPGSHVKNIASVQDREVAQRRSEGKVSAVPSGGNLAEYARDVARPVRPGTFLLDDGWQQPGETGLPGLAFSSNVGGMAAHWTGACPRPGGSERIAFLPNMDELLSEAERLLSVSSEALAGAPLADLVRSRLSAALDDGRAHDRRVQPMPLAVRRTDDGRFIWSGADVVFGDETRNNPRARLFDESVVVRVLTDGDEVSGVRVRDAKSGDEHEIAARYVVVAADALRGPQLLFASGIRPEALGRYLNDQPQIVHAVRLTGAMDDVPAASSSDTTITAQSGVSWVPFTDEQPFHGQVMQLDASPVPISGDVIPGSIVGLGWFCAKDLQASDRVVFSENTTDAYGLPAMNIHYTFTERDEQTLSAARQSVVAAARSLGEPLGDQPLTFPAGASLHYQGTLRMGTSNDGTAVCDPAGQVWDVRGLFVAGNGVIPTPTACNPTLTGVALAVAGARQIAESINSTSTEK
- a CDS encoding ATP-binding cassette domain-containing protein — its product is MTSVNQTALPEAEPLLRITDLTVDYRIGGFGRKRTFRALQGVSLDIKPGETLGLVGESGSGKSTIGRAVLGLAPVTGGDIRFDGRSITRLSKKERRALSSDVQVVFQDPYTSLNPSMTISDILSEPMQVSGTSKVDAQRRVRELLDVVNLPSNASTRYPREFSGGQRQRIAIARSLCRNPKLIVCDEPVSALDLSTQARVLQLFSDIQEQTGVSLLFVTHDLDVVRHISERVAVMRRGEIVETGITERVIAEPQHAYTKALLLASPIANPARQANRRRERRLFLDAQAALSTAAR
- a CDS encoding dipeptide/oligopeptide/nickel ABC transporter permease/ATP-binding protein; translation: MTDNLVTGTRKSLEVVSSAPQGDKLIKKFLREPAAVISLVFLALLVVVAVLAPLISSYDPTATRLADVLAPPFTAEHPLGADGVGRDVLANLVYGAQTSLSSAAIVIAVSLLIGVPTGLLAGYRQGWIDGVSMWISGALLSLPAIVVLLVVLARVGRSTSLALVVFGILIAPSVFLLIRGSVRAVREELYVDAARVSGLSDIRIMVRHILPVVITPTIIQAALLAGAGIGIEAGIAFLGLGSSDKASWGLMLNDASQNIFNAPGLLIWPSAALVLTVMACTLVGNGFRDALANYGSSAGPARKVKAAEHASSTPEPARPMKKAPVDPGDALLVIDDLRVSYPRPNGEKSDVVKGISLRVERGQIVGLVGESGSGKSQTAFSVLGLLPGQAHMTAGTLSFAGVDLLGMTPKERNGLRGARIGYIPQEPMSNLDPAFRIGSQLTEPMRHHLGISAKTAKEEALKLLARVGIPDPERVFKSYPHQVSGGMAQRVLIAGAVSCNPELLIADEPTTALDVTVQADVLDLIRSLQAERGMGVVLVTHNFGVVADLCDQVAVMRNGEIVEVAEVTELFTNPREEYTRLLLDSALDSTSKTPADHPVEADMTTETEGAR
- a CDS encoding ABC transporter permease; protein product: MLMFILRRLASGLVLMFVISTATFFLLNLTGQDPVRQVLGPVASAEQVETKRQQLGLDEPLITQYFQWLGSAVRGDLGRSWFTNQPVGELLSQTLPPTLSMVIGSLILAACFGTLIGVTAALRRGRLDRGLQVVSTLVQAIPGFLVALVLALVFAVQLRMFPATGFTAFAASPGKWLASISLPVIALALGSLASIALQVRGSMIDVMQQDFVRTLRSRGLPERSVVVKHALRSAAGPSLTTVSLMFIVAISSSVIVEKVFNIPGIGTQANTSAGRGDLPVVLGIVLVTVVLVVVVNLLVDLAQGWINPKVRVS
- a CDS encoding ABC transporter substrate-binding protein; this translates as MRKLVGIAAVTAVMALTACNGSSPGGSAASTELDIAAIGTPESFAPGNFGTGPTTQFLQPVYDSLFRNTNEGEPAENIVTKWSYDDARTKLSLTIRDGVKFTDGTPLDAAAVKANLDSARKGTGEAGGQLRFITEVAVTDATNLTVTLSAPDPSLVPNLGGTAGVLASPKALGTPELDTTPVGSGPYILDAAKSQTGIKYAYTRNPDYWNAKDFPFDTVEVTVFNDNNAILNALRAGETDFAVVTDKDSNSLKSAGLNIQSNPAYTTSGLYLFDRKGSLVPALAEPKVRQAINMALDRDAIHAQVFGGKGKATSQVFSSTSDAYIPELDKKYPFDVDGAKKLLSDAGYANGFILPMPDVSPIYPDQQAAVTEALTAIGITPQYQPVNGQTFISDLLAGKYPAAIFGLNSPRPWDFAQIALTPESLWNPFHVSDPTVVDLINKAQGETGEAQTETFRQLNTYLVDQAWFAPYIQSDNVFASSADITVTPQRYSTLPPLWGLAPAQK